The genomic window CCTTATCTAAGCAGCTATGTATTGAAAGTGCCCTAATAAATACTATattactatgtgtcatgcatgacaataaataaagttaTATATAATACTACTATATGATATTATGCATTAGGGATATAAtattatacactagtatcatatgcatgatactaacttatgatactatccATTACAAGCAGCCTAAGAGCCCATTATTCAGGGCCGGCCCTATGTTGgtaaggcccttggccgaactcaACGACATGACCCCTATATAATATTATATATGTATATCTTTGACTTCTTTTGTCAACTATTAAGAGTAAATTACGAAGAAAAAAATACATAGAATTAGAAATTTTAGCATCAACAGGTCAACACATTAACAATCCTGTACCCTGTATACTAAAATTGAAATGGATgaaccatatactccctccattcccttatacaaggccactataaaaaatacattttgcatctatacaaggccactaacagtaatcgaggcaaaatttaatgatgttttctcgtactagcaacttgtttaatacttgcatgcatgtagtcataatgacactgtgctacatccttctcattccttccttgcatgcatgcTAGCGTATTAATGATTCCAGATAACAAGAAGAAAAGTTGGCTTGCAAAGTAGTCATTAAATTTTACCTAGGTatctgtaatttgagtttgtggccttgtataagggaatggaggaagTATGTACTTTTGAAAGACCGAGAGGATTATGTTCGATCGCTTGCGGTCACACCGTCACAGCCTTGCGGATAGCCGGACGGCGGTACGGCGCGAGACCACAAGAGCAGCCAGCATGCTGTAGCAGCGACAGCCAGCAGGTCCGTGAGCGGTGGCAAGAATCGCTGAATTGAGGGCGACAATGAGTGACGAACTGACGAGGGGACTATTAGCGATGTATAACCATATTATGTTGACCAAAATTATAAGTTAAAGTTTTACACGGAAAAGGAAGTGGCCTTGTACTTAGAAAtagtggggggtggggggggggtataTAAATCATTTGATACTGCAAATTCGACACAGGATGGAAAACTATCATTGGGGCTCGCAAATGGACGATCCATGAGAAACCTCATCATGATGACTCTATTGACCGCTACAAGGCGCGATGGGTTGTGCGAGGGTTCACACAATGGCCTAGAGTTGACTTGGGCAAGGTCTTTTTGTTAGGAATTGTTGGCAATAAGCCATGCCCGAGCGATGACGACTGGCGTCGGGTGCGCCAGGTGCGGTCTATGCAGGGCGTGGGCGTGTATGTCCCGGCGTGAGTCCGTGCTCACGTTGGTCGCGTGAAGGAGCTACATGCACGAGGGCCGTTGCGATCTGTTGGGGCTAGCCGCGTCGTGCGCGTGGCCGGAGCAGTTGGTTGCATGCTAGATGGATGGACTCGGCTGTTGCGGGAGGCTGCGCACGTCCTGAGTCTGACCATGCATGTAGCTAGCAGGTTGTGGGTGCATGGCGTAGTTAGTTGGCTTAGTGGCCGGGCGATCCATGCGTGTCCGTGCGTGCGTGAGGCCAATGCCTGGTGTGTCCGGCTATATAAGCCATTTATTGGTGTTGTGCAGAGTGGAGAGTAGCTAGGAGAGATGTAGTCTCGAGTAGTCCTTCGTGTGGGTATGGCTGCGGTATGTGCCGAGCCCGAGTTCGTGCTCAATGAAAAATTAGGCTGTTCGTGCGGTCGaggcgccgttcgtgcggcgggGCGTATGTGTGCCGGAAATATCTGTGTCCCTCTCCTTCCACCTATGTCcgagcgagtgagagagagaggtagTTCTAGAGGGCTGCGGTtccaacatttggtatcagagcttggtgtCTTGGGCGTGCTTGCCGTGCCGGAGGTGTGGCAGCGATGGCGGCGCTCGCTGGTGGCTGCGCGATGGAGCTCCGGGCCGTGTGTCGGCCCATGGAGGTAGGCGGTACTGTGGCTCTCATGGCGCGGGGCGGATGCGGCGGGCGGTGACGTTGTACGTGCGGCGACCGCGGAGGCCGCCGAGGCGCTGCGTGGTGGCGCAGCGGCGGCGGCATGAAGGCCGTGGCGGTGCAGGGCAATAAGACGCGGCGGCAagccgggcgcgaccggtgcgtTTTATAGGTGCGCACTGGACGCGTCGGGCGCGTCAGGACCGCGGGAGTGGACCGCGTCGAGGCGCTGGACCTGGTTGCTCAGGAGCGACATGCCCCTGCGGCAATCAACAAAGTCTACCAATCTGTTTTTCCTGTTTATTTTTCGCCAAGTGTTCCACCGACGACGCCGAAGAGAATCGATCGCTAGCTCGAAGGTCATGTACAAGGAGCATGCGGCTAGATGTGCATGTGCTAGGCACTGTTCATCAATCAAGGTGATTGCTAGCTAGCTTGGTAGCTTTGCACGTACGAGTGCTGCTGCTCTATGGGGAATTGATCTCGCGATCGAAAGCCAACAATTGGTATTTAGAGCCTCAACGATCTACAATTTACGATGATGGACAGCGACAAGGAATCGGTCAAGTCCGGCAACGGCGGTTCCAAGGCAAACATGAACGGCGACAAGGTGAATAAGAGCGGCAAGTCAGCAACCAGTGATGGAGGAACGGGCGGCGCCAACGTACAGGTGCATCGCAACATCCCCATCCAGTACCCGATGCTCACCGATGCCAACTACGGCGTGTGGGCAGTGAAGATGAAGATCATTCTCCGAACCCTTCGAGTGTGGGATGCCATTACGGACGACGACGTCGACGAGGAGTGCGACGAAGGTGCCATGGCCGCCATAGCCCAGTCTGCGCCGGATTCTGTGCTGATGACATTGGCGGAGTTTGAGACGGCAAGAGAGGCGTGGAATGCACTCAAAGAGATGAGGATTGAATAAAATCGTGTCACGAAGGCTCGGGCACAAGTGCTGAAGCGCCAATTTCACAAGTTGCAGATGGAGAAAACTGAATCGGTGAACGACTATGCCATGCGTCTGACTACTTTGGTGGGAGAGATCCACGCGCTTGGTGCAAAGCTCGACGAGACCGAGATTGTGGAGAAGTTTTTCAGTTCGGTGACTGATAAATTCACGTACATCATCGGCACGCTCGAGCAGCTTTACGACATCGACGACATGACCATAACGGAGGCGATCGGATGCTTGCGGACGTGGGAAGAGAATGCTCGTGGATGTcggaaaggcaaaggaggaggtgATGACCAACTCATGTACTCACGCGCAGATTGGGAGTCCCCAAGTAGCAAAGGAAGGCGCAACTTTGGCGAAGGCTCAAGCAACGCGAAGCGCGGCGGACAAACCGAAGAAAGCAAAGGAAAAGACAAGGCACAAGGTCGTGGTAAGGCGGACCGGTCTAAAGAGCGGAAGCCACGGAACTTGGATATGTCTGAGGTCAAGTGCTATAACTGCAACGAGATGGGTCACTttgcgaaggattgtccggagcctAACAAGCGGGAGATCAAAGCAAATTTGGCGAAGCAGGAAGTCGAACGCCAGGTCTTctgatggccgaagtttgtgatCTCATGGAGCCTTACAAGTGGGAGATCAAGGAAAATTTGGCGAAGCAGGAAGACGAACGTCCAGGTCTTCTGATGGTGAAAGTTTGTGATCTCGTCCAAACAGCGGTAGTGAAACCACACCGGAAGGTGCTACTTCATGAGAAAAAGGTAACACCAAAGTTATTCGGGAGCCAGAACGTGTCGTGGTACCTCGACACGGGTGCCAGTAACCACATGACGGGGTGCAAGGAGAAGTTCCTCGACCTGGAATATGATGTTCAAGGCTCGGTCAAGTTTGGTGATGGTTCAAATGTGGAAATTTGCGGGCAAGGTTCTGTCCTCTTCGAGGGTCTCACAGGAGAACATCGCATACTCACCGGAGTATACTACATCCCAAGGCTTCGCAACAACATCATCTCTGTCGGGAAACCTGACGAGAATGGATGCAAGGTGGATATTGAGAACGGAGTGATGACGATCTTCGACAACCTCTCAAACGTGCTAGCCCGTGTAAATCGCACACGGAACAAGCTCTATATCCTCAACCTTGATCAATCCCAACCGGAGTGCGAGCtcgccaagagtgatgatgattcgtGGTTATGGCAATGCTAGATTTGGACACGTCAACTTCTACGCCTTGAAGAAGATGTCGAAGATGGAGATGGTATCTGGGATGCCATTTATTCACCATGTTGATTGAGTATGTGATGGGTGCTTGGTTGAAAAACAGCACCGCAAGCCGTTCCCTGCCCAGTCTACCTATCATGCAAGTGATGCACTCGAGCTGCTCCATGGTGATCTATGTGGCCCTATCACTCCAGCAACTCACGGAGGAAACAAGTATTTCTTCCTAGAGGTAGATGACTACTCGAGATACATGTGGGTCGTTCTCCTACGTTCTAAAGATGAGGTGTTTGAAGCGttcaagaagctgaaggctgcaacGGAGATGGAACACAAGCTGAAGGTTCGCACTCTAAGGACAGATTGCGGCGGAGAGTTTACGTCGAACGAGTTCAACGACTACTGCGAGGAGATTGGCATAAAGAGGCTCCTCACGGCACGTTATATGCCACAACAGAACGGGGTTGTTGAAAGGCACAATCGAATCGTTGTTGATATGGCGAGAAGTTTACTCAAGAGCAAGAACCTTCCGGGGACTTTTTGGGGAGAAGCTATCTCGACGGCGGTCTATCTTCTCAACCGGGTTCCAACGAAGGCAGTGATCGGCAAGACTCCGTATGAAGCAATTTACGGACGGAAGCCGAATGTGTCTAGACGTTCTGGTGCGTGGCGCATGTGAAGACGGTGGAGCCGCATCTCTCAAAGCTTGCCTATCGTAGCAGCAAGATGGTGTTCATCGGATACGAGAGGAGTTCCGGCACCAAGGCATACCGCTTCTACGACCCATGAACCAAGCGTCTACGGATTTCAGGCGACGTTGTGCTTGAAGAAAACCAAGCGTGGAATTGGAGCGCAGCAGCCGACGTTGCTCCAAACAGTAACATATTCACAGTTGAATTTCCGACTGATGATGATGCAGGGGAGGACGTCCAGGTGGTTGGCAAGACGCACAACTAAGGTGACTACAATGGTAGTGATCATCATGGTTCCGACACCAACGACGACGCGCATGAGTCGCAAGGTGATAGCGACAACGATGCGCAAGACACAGGTAGAGTTCTCGGCAACGACATCGACAACAAAGTGCATAGTGATGATGACAATCGAGATGATGGTCACGATCACGACGACTACGCCGACGATGCGGATGCCAACGACCCGGCATTTACCACGCCCGAGACTCAACCATCTTCCTCATGTGCATCGACGCCGACACAATTTGTTTCGCCTCCTTCACAAGCCACAACGGATTCTTCCGGGCCTCGTCGCTACAAGACCCTCAAGAAAGTCTACAAGTACGCAAAGCCAGTTATGCTCGAGTACTCCGGTTTGTGTTTACTCGGAGTTGAGGAGCCGGCGAACTTTGTAGAGGCGAGCAAAAgttcaagttggatgcacgccatgGATGAGGAGATGAAGGCGATCAAGAGCAATGGCACGTGTACTTTGGTAACCCGACCTCCGAACCAAAAGGCCATAGGTTTGAAGTGGGTTTACCAGTTGAAGAAGGACACGAAGGGTGCCATTGTGAAGTACAAGGCAAGACTCGTTGCAAAGGGCTACGTACAacgtcaaggagttgactatgaggagGTGTTTGCACCGGTTGCTCGAATCGAGACGGTGAGAGTGCTCCTAGCTTTGGCAGCACAAGAGGATTGGAAGGTTCATCGTATGGATGTGAAACCTGCTTTCCTCAACGGCAACCTCAAAAAAGAAGTGTACGTGAAACAACCCCTCGGCTACGAGAAGAAATGTGAAGAAGAGAAAGTTTACAAGCTCAGGAAGGCACTTTACGGGCTAAAGCAAGCGCCAAGAGCTTGGAACTCAAAGTTAAACCGAAATTTGGTCACACTCGGGTTCAAAAGATGTCCCCTCGAGAATCCGAAAGACAGTCTACTAAGCACCGAAGAACAGGTAAAGATTGAAGACACGATCAAGAAGGAGCATTGGCATCAAGCTATGGACGAGCCGACGACAAGTAAGACAATCCCTGGAATGCTGCAAGGAATGGCGAAGGTAATACCGATGATAACGCCTACGAGTAGCAGCAATCACGTTTGGGACCCAGGTCGAGACGAGCAAGTCATACTTAGGGGGGTGAATGTTAGGAATAAGCATGAAATAGTGTACATATCATATATGTATATGTGTCCGTATCCATGTACTACTGCACTCCAGAACCGAGTAGGTTTAGCTATAGGGTAGCTGGCTCTAGTATATATACGTGCGTACCCCTTGTAATCTTTCACCACAACGAAAAAGAGAAAAGCAATAAAAAAGAGAAATAATACAAGGCTCGATACGAGCCTTT from Triticum aestivum cultivar Chinese Spring chromosome 3B, IWGSC CS RefSeq v2.1, whole genome shotgun sequence includes these protein-coding regions:
- the LOC123068097 gene encoding uncharacterized protein; this encodes MAEVCDLMEPYKWEIKENLAKQEDERPGLLMVKVCDLVQTAVVKPHRKVLLHEKKVTPKLFGSQNVSWYLDTGASNHMTGCKEKFLDLEYDVQGSVKFGDGSNVEICGQGSVLFEGLTGEHRILTGVYYIPRLRNNIISVGKPDENGCKVDIENGVMTIFDNLSNVLARHRKPFPAQSTYHASDALELLHGDLCGPITPATHGGNKYFFLEVDDYSRYMWVVLLRSKDEVFEAFKKLKAATEMEHKLKVRTLRTDCGGEFTSNEFNDYCEEIGIKRLLTARYMPQQNGVVERHNRIVVDMARSLLKSKNLPGTFWGEAISTAVYLLNRVPTKAVIGKTPDHHGSDTNDDAHESQGDSDNDAQDTGRVLGNDIDNKVHSDDDNRDDGHDHDDYADDADANDPAFTTPETQPSSSCASTPTQFVSPPSQATTDSSGPRRYKTLKKVYKYAKPVMLEYSGLCLLGVEEPANFVEASKSSSWMHAMDEEMKAIKSNGTCTLVTRPPNQKAIGLKWVYQLKKDTKGAIVKYKARLVAKGYVQRQGVDYEEVFAPVARIETVRVLLALAAQEDWKVHRMDVKPAFLNGNLKKEVYVKQPLGYEKKCEEEKVYKLRKALYGLKQAPRAWNSKLNRNLVTLGFKRCPLENPKDSLLSTEEQVKIEDTIKKEHWHQAMDEPTTSKTIPGMLQGMAKVIPMITPTSSSNHVWDPGRDEQVILRGVNVRNKHEIVYISYMYMCPYPCTTALQNRVGLAIG